One Deinococcus reticulitermitis DNA segment encodes these proteins:
- a CDS encoding helix-turn-helix domain-containing protein: protein MPSLLTVRDVAARLSLSPWTVRAWLRSGRIKSTRLGRRFRVEPRDLATFVEQSEDRL from the coding sequence ATGCCGAGCCTTCTCACGGTCCGCGACGTGGCAGCACGTCTTTCCCTTTCGCCCTGGACCGTCCGCGCCTGGCTGCGCTCGGGCCGGATCAAGTCCACCCGCCTCGGGCGCCGCTTCCGGGTCGAGCCCCGCGACCTCGCCACCTTCGTCGAGCAGTCCGAGGACCGGCTGTGA